The region AAATAATCTCTCGGGTCTGTTATTTCACCTTTTATAGCCGAAGCTACGGCGGTTAAGGGTGAAGCGAGGTAAATATAGCTATACCATTTATAATAACTCTCTAAATTTTTTAACAGTTAAGCCTATGTCGCTAATAATACTTTTTAAGGTGCGGCGTTTTATAATTTTTCCACGATGTCTGGGAACTATAGTGTGTCTTCCATCCGATTTTCTTCGCCATACTTCGTGACTGCCTTTCGCCTGTCTATAGAATTCAAAACCAATTTCTCTAAGTACGCGTATGACTTGGAAATCTCTCGCCCATTTCACTTGCTCCCCACTGCAACAGGAATGCTTGAAGTTACTATTACATCTCCTTTCAAAATGGGAACTTGGGGCAATTCTTTATTTAACTCCTGATAGGACTTGAGCATTAGTTTAATGGCATCTTCTATATTTTCCATAACTTCAGCATAGGTGGTTCCTTCTACATGGCAACCTTGCAGTATCGGACATTCCGCATAATAGCCACCTTCTTCCAAACACTCTACTATTATTGGATACAGGTATTGTCGCATTTCTTAATTCTCCTTTTGGGAATATTGTATCTGAAATTTACCTTTCCAACAAATTCACAAATAATCTCTCGGGTCTGTTATTTCACCTTTTATAGCCGAAGCTACGGCGGTTAAGGGTGAAGCGAGGTAAATATATGAATTAGGATTCCCCATCCTTCCTTTAAAGTTTCTGTTTGCCGTTGATAAGCAAACTTCTCCGTCAGCTAATATTCCCTGATGTATTCCTACGCAAGGTCCGCATCCGGGCGGAAGTATAAGACCGCCTGCTTCAACTATGATTTCCCACAAACCTTCTTTTATGCCTTGCGCATAAATTTTCTTGGAGGCAGGACCAACAACAAGCCGAACACTCTTGGCGCATTTCTTGCCCTTTAGTATTTTACAAACAGCTCTGAAATCTTCCAATCTTCCGTTTGTGCAAGTTCCAATTAAAACCTGGTCTACCTTTGTCCCTCTTAGTTCTTTTACATCTTTCACATTATCTACGCCGTGAGGAGCCGCTATTTTGGGAGAGAGTTTGTTTGCATCAATAGATATAACTTTTTCATATGAAGCATCTTCGTCTGCTTTTATTTCTATATACTGTTTTTCTCTGCCCATACTAGCAAGATATTCCTTTGTGGTTTCATCTGAAGCTATAACACCAACCTTTGCGCCTGCTTCAACCGCCATATTACATATGGTAAGCCGTTGGCTCATATCAAGATTAGAAATTGTTTCTCCTGCAAATTCCAATGCTTTATAAATAGCGCCT is a window of bacterium DNA encoding:
- a CDS encoding 3-isopropylmalate dehydratase large subunit, whose translation is MNMTLVEKILSKKCGREVKAGEIVIMPLDWVMAQDGTAPLAIDSWKKLGLNKIAKPKNTIFFLDHSAPAPRKEMAGHHQVMREFAKEHGTVISSIGDGICHQILPESYVGCGDIVIGADSHTCTHGALGAFATGMGSTDIAVGMALGKMWFKVPATIKVEVKGKFPEGVTAKDLILNIIGVLTSEGAIYKALEFAGETISNLDMSQRLTICNMAVEAGAKVGVIASDETTKEYLASMGREKQYIEIKADEDASYEKVISIDANKLSPKIAAPHGVDNVKDVKELRGTKVDQVLIGTCTNGRLEDFRAVCKILKGKKCAKSVRLVVGPASKKIYAQGIKEGLWEIIVEAGGLILPPGCGPCVGIHQGILADGEVCLSTANRNFKGRMGNPNSYIYLASPLTAVASAIKGEITDPRDYL
- a CDS encoding type II toxin-antitoxin system HicB family antitoxin, with the protein product MRQYLYPIIVECLEEGGYYAECPILQGCHVEGTTYAEVMENIEDAIKLMLKSYQELNKELPQVPILKGDVIVTSSIPVAVGSK
- a CDS encoding type II toxin-antitoxin system HicA family toxin, encoding MKWARDFQVIRVLREIGFEFYRQAKGSHEVWRRKSDGRHTIVPRHRGKIIKRRTLKSIISDIGLTVKKFRELL